A window of the Radiobacillus deserti genome harbors these coding sequences:
- a CDS encoding LysM peptidoglycan-binding domain-containing protein, translated as MELLKKLVPIVLIILFLMSIYKDLTGGVLLTDNQATVANQIKDEKNETPPSKDNSSKTIKAVEKKVKPGDTVLSIVEELNNIGEGISIQQIQEDFKILNPGVDPNNIQIEATYLFPIYKED; from the coding sequence ATGGAACTTTTAAAAAAACTTGTCCCTATTGTCCTTATTATATTGTTCCTAATGAGCATTTATAAAGATTTAACGGGGGGTGTATTACTTACCGACAATCAAGCTACAGTAGCAAATCAGATAAAGGATGAAAAAAATGAAACACCGCCCTCTAAGGACAATTCATCTAAAACGATTAAAGCGGTAGAGAAAAAAGTGAAACCGGGAGATACCGTTTTGTCTATTGTGGAAGAGCTAAACAATATTGGGGAAGGGATTTCCATCCAACAAATTCAGGAGGATTTCAAAATTCTAAATCCTGGTGTAGACCCTAATAATATCCAGATAGAGGCAACCTATTTGTTTCCAATATACAAAGAAGATTAA
- a CDS encoding deoxyribonuclease IV, with protein MVKIGSHVSMSGKEMLLGSSKEAASYGSNVFMIYTGAPQNTRRKPIEELNIEAGLQHMKENGLEEIVVHAPYIINIGNTTKKETFELGVNFLRNEVERTEAIGAKQIVLHPGAHVGEGVDKGMEKIIEGLNEVLHSGQKAQIALETMAGKGSEIGSNFEEIARIIDGVQHSDKLSICMDTCHIHDAGYDVVNDFDGVLEEFDRIIGLDRLKVIHVNDSKNPTGARKDRHENIGFGHIGFDALRYVVHHPQLEKLPKILETPYVGEDKKNKKPPYRFEIEMLKGEGFVSDLKEKIMEQ; from the coding sequence ATGGTTAAAATTGGTTCCCATGTTTCGATGAGCGGTAAAGAAATGCTTCTAGGTTCTAGCAAAGAAGCAGCCAGCTATGGCTCCAACGTATTTATGATCTATACAGGTGCTCCACAAAATACGAGAAGAAAGCCGATTGAAGAATTAAATATTGAAGCAGGACTTCAACATATGAAAGAAAATGGCTTAGAAGAAATAGTGGTACATGCCCCTTACATTATCAATATTGGAAATACAACGAAAAAAGAAACATTTGAGTTAGGTGTTAATTTCCTTAGAAATGAGGTTGAACGAACAGAAGCAATTGGAGCGAAACAAATTGTACTACACCCTGGTGCCCACGTAGGAGAAGGAGTAGACAAAGGAATGGAAAAAATTATAGAAGGCTTAAACGAAGTGCTTCATTCTGGTCAAAAAGCACAAATTGCTCTGGAAACGATGGCTGGAAAAGGCTCAGAGATTGGTAGTAATTTTGAAGAGATTGCCCGAATCATCGATGGCGTTCAACATAGTGATAAGCTATCTATTTGTATGGATACGTGTCACATCCATGATGCAGGATATGACGTCGTCAACGATTTCGATGGAGTCCTTGAAGAATTTGATCGGATTATCGGATTAGATCGTCTTAAAGTAATTCACGTTAATGATAGTAAAAATCCTACTGGTGCAAGAAAAGACCGCCATGAAAATATCGGATTTGGTCATATTGGTTTTGATGCGCTTCGTTATGTCGTGCACCACCCACAGCTTGAGAAGCTTCCTAAAATATTGGAGACTCCTTATGTTGGGGAAGATAAGAAAAACAAAAAGCCTCCTTACCGTTTTGAAATCGAAATGTTAAAAGGCGAGGGATTTGTATCTGATTTAAAAGAAAAGATAATGGAGCAATAA
- a CDS encoding DUF2624 family protein, translating to MSGMMKKMALKKLKTLKPDELIQYSKEYNIPISGQQANDIVSYIKKTKLDPFKEADRMKMFKKLAQITDLPTAQKGQKLFVKMIKEYGVESWFE from the coding sequence ATGAGTGGAATGATGAAGAAAATGGCGCTAAAGAAATTAAAAACGCTGAAGCCAGATGAGCTTATTCAATACAGTAAAGAATACAACATTCCTATTTCAGGGCAACAAGCAAACGACATTGTAAGCTATATTAAAAAAACAAAACTAGACCCCTTTAAAGAAGCAGATCGAATGAAAATGTTTAAAAAGTTAGCTCAAATCACGGATTTACCTACTGCACAAAAAGGACAGAAATTATTTGTCAAAATGATTAAAGAGTATGGGGTTGAATCTTGGTTTGAATAA
- the dnaG gene encoding DNA primase, giving the protein MASQIPEELVEEIRKANDIVDVIGEYVQLKKQGRNFFGLCPFHGEKTPSFSVTQDKQIFHCFGCGKGGNVVTFLMEIEGFNFSQAIRFLADKSGHVLPKDLQPSSQEHNQDNQDVISANEWLTKLYHHLLRHSKDGKEAYQYLINRGFTEESINTFQLGFAPNSKDFTAQFLEKKGFHLQQMVKAGLLSAKEDQGVTDRFRGRVMFPIRNHLGKTIAFGGRALNGQEPKYLNSPESDLFRKGTMLYNFDLARPHIRREQEVVLFEGYVDVISAYNAGIQNGVATLGTSITEAQAKLLRRYVDQVTICYDGDEAGIQASFKAAKLLKQVGCMVKVSHLTNGLDPDEFIQTYGAERFKNEIIKASDTYTSFMMRYIKKDYNLKLEGDRIQYVEKVLDEIALIEKPIEREHYLKELSNEFNLSMDTLTLEIEARLQKLGNRQDKGVQNRHTNTIKSKRHATGKLLPAYHNAERQLLSYMLSDETIAGKVQEELGGNFNVEKHKVIVTYLYAFYEGGNAPDVSQFVEELPDSELQSYAVELALIPTQSDISDREISDYINTIRTEQNDHALIKSLKEDQKLAEQQSDPLRAAEIAMKILDIQRQIRN; this is encoded by the coding sequence ATGGCTAGTCAAATACCAGAAGAATTAGTAGAAGAAATACGGAAAGCTAATGATATTGTAGATGTAATTGGTGAGTACGTCCAACTAAAGAAACAGGGGAGAAACTTTTTTGGTTTGTGCCCGTTCCATGGTGAGAAAACGCCTTCCTTTTCTGTAACACAAGACAAGCAAATATTTCATTGTTTTGGATGTGGAAAAGGAGGAAATGTTGTCACTTTTTTAATGGAGATTGAAGGGTTTAACTTTTCACAAGCCATTCGATTTCTAGCAGACAAAAGTGGACATGTTCTTCCAAAAGACTTGCAGCCTTCTTCACAAGAGCATAACCAGGATAATCAGGATGTTATAAGTGCGAATGAATGGTTAACTAAGCTTTATCACCATTTGTTACGCCATTCAAAGGATGGTAAAGAGGCTTATCAATATCTGATTAACCGTGGATTTACAGAAGAAAGCATTAATACGTTTCAACTTGGATTTGCACCTAATTCCAAGGACTTTACAGCTCAGTTTTTGGAGAAGAAAGGGTTCCATCTTCAACAAATGGTGAAAGCTGGTCTGCTTTCTGCTAAAGAAGATCAAGGGGTTACGGATCGTTTTCGTGGGAGGGTAATGTTCCCGATTCGGAATCATCTTGGAAAAACAATAGCTTTTGGTGGTCGAGCCCTAAACGGCCAAGAGCCAAAGTATTTAAACAGTCCGGAGTCTGATCTCTTTCGTAAGGGGACCATGCTGTATAACTTTGATTTGGCAAGGCCTCACATTCGAAGAGAGCAAGAAGTCGTACTGTTTGAAGGGTATGTGGATGTCATCTCTGCTTATAATGCAGGCATCCAGAATGGTGTTGCCACATTAGGTACATCTATTACGGAAGCACAAGCAAAGCTTCTTCGAAGGTATGTCGACCAAGTGACGATCTGTTATGACGGGGATGAGGCTGGCATACAGGCTTCTTTTAAAGCAGCAAAGCTTTTAAAACAAGTGGGTTGTATGGTGAAAGTTTCTCATTTAACTAACGGATTAGATCCAGACGAATTCATTCAGACATATGGTGCCGAACGCTTCAAAAATGAGATTATAAAGGCAAGTGACACGTATACTTCTTTCATGATGAGGTATATAAAAAAAGATTATAATCTAAAATTAGAAGGAGATCGCATACAATATGTTGAAAAAGTACTTGATGAAATCGCGTTAATTGAAAAACCGATTGAACGAGAACACTACTTGAAAGAGTTGTCTAATGAATTTAACTTATCCATGGATACGCTAACCCTTGAAATTGAAGCTAGACTGCAAAAGTTGGGTAACAGACAGGATAAGGGGGTTCAAAATCGCCATACTAATACCATAAAAAGCAAGCGTCATGCAACTGGAAAATTATTACCCGCTTATCATAATGCTGAAAGGCAATTGCTTTCCTATATGTTGTCGGATGAGACGATTGCAGGGAAGGTTCAAGAAGAGTTAGGTGGTAATTTTAATGTAGAGAAGCATAAAGTCATTGTCACATACTTATATGCTTTCTATGAAGGGGGTAATGCTCCAGATGTTAGTCAGTTTGTAGAGGAGCTACCGGATTCAGAGTTGCAAAGTTATGCAGTTGAGTTGGCATTAATTCCTACTCAATCAGACATAAGTGATCGTGAAATTAGTGATTATATCAACACCATTCGTACTGAGCAAAACGACCACGCCCTAATCAAATCATTAAAAGAAGATCAAAAATTAGCAGAACAACAAAGTGATCCATTACGAGCAGCAGAGATTGCGATGAAAATTTTAGATATACAAAGACAAATTCGAAATTGA
- the rpoD gene encoding RNA polymerase sigma factor RpoD has translation MAQNKPSQPKENETELTLDQAKEQLVELGKKRGVLAYEEVAERLSNFELESDQMDEFYEHLGEQGVEVIGDSEEDPSMQQLSKEEEFDLNDLSVPLGIKINDPVRMYLKEIGRVDLLSAAQEIELAKRIEDGEEEAKKRLAEANLRLVVSIAKRYVGRGMLFLDLIQEGNMGLIKAVEKFDYRKGYKFSTYATWWIRQAITRAIADQARTIRIPVHMVETINKLIRVQRQLLQDLGREPSPEEIGKEMELTPDKVREILKIAQEPVSLETPIGEEDDSHLGDFIEDQEATSPSDHAAYELLKEQLEDVLDTLTDREENVLRLRFGLDDGRTRTLEEVGKVFGVTRERIRQIEAKALRKLRHPSRSKRLKDFLE, from the coding sequence ATGGCGCAAAATAAGCCATCACAGCCGAAAGAAAATGAAACAGAGCTAACCTTGGATCAAGCAAAGGAACAATTGGTTGAGCTAGGGAAAAAGCGAGGGGTTCTCGCATATGAAGAAGTAGCTGAGCGTCTGTCTAACTTTGAATTAGAATCCGATCAGATGGATGAATTCTATGAACATTTAGGTGAACAAGGTGTAGAAGTAATTGGAGATTCCGAGGAAGATCCTAGTATGCAACAGCTTTCCAAGGAGGAAGAGTTTGATTTAAATGATTTAAGTGTCCCTCTTGGCATTAAAATTAATGATCCTGTTCGTATGTACCTAAAAGAAATTGGTCGAGTAGACCTTCTGTCTGCAGCTCAAGAAATTGAACTTGCTAAACGAATTGAAGATGGTGAGGAAGAAGCAAAGAAACGTTTAGCTGAAGCTAACCTTCGACTCGTCGTTAGTATTGCAAAGCGATATGTTGGTCGAGGAATGCTTTTCTTAGATCTTATTCAAGAAGGAAATATGGGTCTCATTAAAGCAGTTGAAAAATTCGATTACAGAAAAGGTTACAAGTTTAGTACGTATGCAACATGGTGGATTCGTCAAGCCATTACGAGAGCTATTGCAGACCAAGCTAGAACAATCCGTATTCCAGTTCATATGGTCGAAACGATTAATAAATTGATCCGGGTACAAAGACAGTTATTACAGGATTTAGGGCGCGAACCGAGTCCAGAAGAGATTGGAAAAGAGATGGAACTAACGCCAGATAAAGTGCGTGAAATCTTGAAAATAGCTCAAGAACCCGTTTCATTAGAAACACCTATTGGAGAGGAAGATGATTCTCATTTAGGTGACTTTATTGAAGACCAAGAAGCAACTTCACCTTCTGACCATGCAGCTTATGAGTTATTAAAAGAACAATTAGAAGATGTACTAGATACCTTAACGGATCGTGAAGAAAATGTCCTTCGTTTACGGTTTGGTTTAGACGATGGTCGTACTAGAACACTGGAAGAAGTAGGTAAAGTGTTCGGAGTTACGCGTGAAAGAATAAGACAAATTGAAGCAAAAGCACTTAGAAAATTACGTCATCCGAGTCGAAGCAAAAGGTTAAAAGATTTCCTTGAATAA
- a CDS encoding tRNA (adenine(22)-N(1))-methyltransferase yields the protein MAEKQISERLKRIAAHLSSATFFADIGSDHAYLPLYVCRLDTRARAIAGELNEGPFLSAKQNVERADLTNRIQVRRGNGLTVIQPSDEVKEVVIAGMGGSLIAQILDEGKQRLTGVSRMILQPNVDARSVRQWLYDYSFEIVQEEIVKEAGHIYEILIADHKETPIATLDEKDLLIGPFLKNSSSDVFKEKWTIEKEKRENALHQMIKASEVDKERVSTFKREIAIIEEVLNNEG from the coding sequence ATGGCAGAAAAACAGATTTCAGAGCGTCTAAAACGAATTGCAGCACATCTATCTTCTGCTACTTTTTTTGCGGATATTGGATCTGATCACGCTTATTTACCGCTTTATGTGTGCCGTTTAGATACCCGTGCCAGAGCAATAGCTGGCGAATTAAATGAAGGTCCTTTTTTAAGTGCAAAACAAAATGTAGAACGTGCAGACTTAACGAATCGAATTCAAGTTCGAAGGGGGAACGGCCTTACGGTCATACAACCAAGTGATGAGGTAAAGGAAGTAGTCATAGCAGGAATGGGCGGTAGCTTAATCGCTCAAATCTTAGACGAAGGTAAACAAAGACTAACTGGTGTAAGCAGAATGATTCTGCAACCGAATGTAGATGCGAGATCGGTTCGCCAGTGGCTATACGACTATAGCTTTGAAATCGTGCAAGAGGAAATTGTGAAAGAGGCAGGGCATATTTACGAAATCCTAATAGCGGACCACAAAGAGACTCCGATTGCTACATTGGATGAAAAAGATTTGTTAATTGGCCCTTTTCTAAAGAATAGTTCTTCTGATGTTTTCAAAGAGAAATGGACGATAGAGAAGGAGAAAAGAGAGAATGCCTTACATCAAATGATAAAAGCCAGTGAAGTAGATAAAGAAAGAGTAAGCACATTTAAGCGTGAGATAGCCATTATTGAGGAGGTTTTAAACAATGAAGGCTAA
- a CDS encoding DEAD/DEAH box helicase produces the protein MENHEFKQYALTPVMNQIIDKLGFKAPTPIQQKVIPSALRGESIIGQSHTGSGKTHSYLIPILNNIKEEQQMVQYVVAAPTRELAMQIYEEAKKMLEYSEQKWSVKLLIGGTDKKKTIEKLKEQPHVVIGTPGRLLDLIEEGALDFGAIRSFIVDEADLMLDLGLMQEIDKILVRSNPRSSVMVFSATIPERLQPFLKKYLENPHYFKMDDKLSPETMEHRLVPLRHRSIADTIIRISETIRPYLAIIFTNGKDQADALSEELIGKGFEVGLMHGGLTPRERKRVLKDIQSLRYQYIVATDLAARGIDIKGVSHVINAELPNEEEFYIHRVGRTARAGMEGTAISLFKEEDMTLIERLEKKGLTFTSYDIKDGEWMETKAWNERKKRQKVESEVEKEAWKRIRKPKKVKPGYKKKMKKQQEQAKRKINRNKFKK, from the coding sequence ATGGAAAATCATGAATTTAAACAATATGCGCTAACTCCAGTCATGAACCAAATTATCGACAAGCTAGGATTTAAAGCACCAACTCCTATTCAACAGAAGGTCATTCCTTCCGCACTAAGAGGAGAAAGTATTATTGGGCAGTCACATACTGGTTCAGGAAAAACGCACTCGTATTTAATACCTATTCTGAATAATATCAAAGAAGAACAACAGATGGTCCAATATGTTGTGGCCGCACCAACAAGAGAGCTTGCAATGCAAATATACGAAGAAGCAAAGAAAATGCTGGAATATTCCGAGCAAAAATGGTCAGTAAAGCTTCTTATTGGAGGCACTGATAAAAAGAAAACCATTGAGAAGCTAAAAGAACAGCCACATGTTGTGATAGGGACACCTGGACGACTATTAGACTTAATAGAAGAAGGTGCCCTAGACTTTGGTGCTATAAGATCTTTTATCGTGGATGAAGCGGATTTAATGTTGGATTTAGGTCTTATGCAAGAAATCGATAAGATTCTCGTTCGATCTAACCCAAGATCATCCGTCATGGTATTCTCAGCAACCATTCCAGAAAGGCTTCAACCATTTCTTAAGAAATATTTAGAAAATCCACATTACTTTAAGATGGATGATAAATTGTCTCCAGAAACGATGGAACACCGATTAGTTCCATTGCGACATCGCTCGATAGCAGATACGATTATTCGGATCTCAGAGACGATTCGGCCATATCTAGCTATTATTTTTACAAATGGTAAAGATCAAGCGGATGCTCTTTCAGAAGAGCTAATAGGGAAAGGGTTTGAAGTCGGTCTTATGCATGGTGGATTGACACCAAGAGAACGTAAACGTGTACTTAAAGACATTCAGTCTCTTCGCTATCAATACATTGTTGCGACTGATTTAGCAGCGCGTGGTATTGACATAAAAGGAGTAAGCCATGTGATTAACGCGGAGCTTCCGAATGAAGAGGAATTTTACATCCATCGAGTTGGGAGAACAGCGCGAGCAGGAATGGAAGGTACAGCGATTAGTTTGTTTAAAGAGGAGGACATGACCTTAATTGAGCGATTAGAGAAAAAAGGATTAACCTTTACTTCCTATGATATTAAAGATGGGGAATGGATGGAAACCAAGGCTTGGAATGAACGGAAAAAGCGCCAAAAGGTGGAGTCAGAAGTAGAGAAAGAGGCTTGGAAGCGGATTAGAAAGCCTAAAAAAGTAAAGCCAGGCTATAAAAAGAAAATGAAAAAGCAACAGGAGCAGGCAAAGCGCAAAATAAATCGTAACAAATTCAAAAAATAA
- a CDS encoding Nif3-like dinuclear metal center hexameric protein encodes MKAKDIIRIFEEWAPAQLAYDWDNSGLQVGSYEKEVTKVMVTLDVLDQVVDEAIEKNVDFIFAHHPMLFKSLKTINVQSPKGRLIQKLIKHDITVYAAHTNLDVAENGVSDMLARVLDVENTEVLFPSESDRLLKLVAFVPNTHVDEVKRALGDNGAGHIGNYSDCMFETNGFGQFKPLEGTNPFIGEKGTIEKVEESRIETILPTKKLHVILDALKKAHPYEEVAYDLYPLENQGKVYGAGRIGDLRSEMTLEAFSHFIKKRLDVPFVRVTGNLKRSIKRVAILGGSGKDFVEEVAATDADVYVTGDMSFHEAQDAWALGLSVIDPGHYVEKVMKEAVKEYFEEQITEGVSFIVSEANTEPFQLL; translated from the coding sequence ATGAAGGCTAAAGACATTATACGTATATTCGAAGAATGGGCACCGGCGCAGCTTGCCTATGATTGGGATAATAGTGGATTACAGGTTGGCTCCTATGAAAAAGAAGTAACAAAGGTGATGGTAACACTTGATGTGTTAGATCAGGTTGTAGATGAAGCAATCGAGAAAAATGTAGATTTTATTTTTGCACACCATCCCATGCTGTTTAAGTCGTTGAAAACCATTAATGTTCAGTCTCCAAAAGGTCGATTAATTCAAAAGCTTATAAAGCATGATATTACCGTTTACGCAGCCCATACAAATCTGGATGTTGCGGAAAATGGAGTTAGTGACATGCTCGCTAGGGTATTGGATGTGGAGAATACAGAGGTCCTTTTTCCATCTGAGTCGGACCGCTTGTTAAAGCTAGTAGCATTTGTACCGAATACCCATGTAGATGAAGTGAAGAGAGCACTTGGAGATAACGGAGCAGGACATATTGGAAACTACAGTGATTGTATGTTCGAAACAAATGGATTTGGTCAATTTAAACCACTTGAAGGAACTAATCCATTTATAGGTGAAAAAGGAACTATCGAAAAAGTAGAAGAGTCTAGGATTGAAACCATACTACCTACAAAAAAGCTTCATGTCATTTTAGATGCACTAAAAAAGGCACATCCGTATGAAGAAGTTGCTTATGACCTTTATCCTTTAGAAAATCAAGGGAAGGTATATGGAGCAGGCAGAATTGGTGATCTTCGAAGCGAGATGACGTTAGAAGCGTTTTCTCACTTTATAAAGAAGCGTCTAGATGTACCATTTGTGCGGGTTACAGGTAATCTTAAGCGATCTATCAAAAGAGTTGCTATATTAGGTGGAAGTGGAAAAGATTTCGTAGAAGAAGTTGCAGCAACAGATGCTGATGTGTATGTGACTGGTGACATGTCCTTCCATGAAGCACAGGATGCGTGGGCATTAGGATTGTCTGTCATTGATCCTGGGCACTATGTAGAGAAGGTAATGAAAGAAGCGGTAAAGGAATATTTCGAAGAGCAAATAACAGAAGGAGTATCCTTCATTGTCTCGGAAGCAAACACAGAGCCTTTTCAACTGTTGTAG
- the ispG gene encoding flavodoxin-dependent (E)-4-hydroxy-3-methylbut-2-enyl-diphosphate synthase: protein MTHRKDTRPVKVGNVVIGGKNEVVIQSMTTTKTHDVEATVAEILRLEEAGCQVVRVACPDERAANAIPEIKKRINIPLVVDIHFNYKLALKAIEGGADKIRINPGNIGKRDKVEAVVNAAKEKGIPIRIGVNAGSLERHILEKYGYPTADGMVESALHHIKILEDLDFHDIIVSLKASDVNLAIEAYEKAAEAIPYPLHLGITESGTLFSGTVKSAAGLGAILSKGIGNTMRISLSADPVEEVKVARELLKSFGLASNAATLISCPTCGRIEIDLIKIANEVEEYISTIKAPIKVSVLGCAVNGPGEAREADIGIAGARGEGLLFRHGEIIRKVPEETMVEELKVEIDKIAEEYFAKQKEEEEKQNA, encoded by the coding sequence ATAACACATAGAAAAGATACGCGACCTGTTAAGGTCGGTAACGTTGTTATAGGTGGGAAGAATGAGGTTGTTATTCAATCCATGACCACAACAAAAACCCACGATGTCGAGGCTACGGTAGCAGAAATTCTTCGCTTAGAAGAAGCTGGGTGTCAAGTTGTACGTGTAGCTTGTCCAGATGAGCGTGCAGCAAATGCTATCCCAGAAATCAAAAAGCGAATTAACATTCCTTTAGTAGTAGATATTCACTTTAACTATAAACTTGCCTTAAAAGCAATCGAGGGTGGTGCGGATAAAATTCGCATTAACCCTGGTAATATCGGAAAAAGAGATAAAGTAGAAGCTGTTGTAAATGCAGCGAAAGAAAAAGGCATCCCAATCCGAATTGGAGTTAACGCTGGATCTCTTGAACGACACATCTTGGAGAAGTACGGATACCCAACTGCGGATGGTATGGTAGAAAGCGCGCTTCATCACATCAAAATCTTAGAAGACTTAGATTTTCATGACATCATTGTGTCCTTAAAAGCATCGGATGTGAATCTTGCTATAGAAGCTTATGAAAAAGCGGCAGAAGCAATCCCATATCCTTTACACCTAGGAATAACTGAATCTGGAACGTTATTCTCCGGTACTGTAAAAAGTGCTGCTGGCTTAGGCGCTATCTTAAGCAAAGGGATTGGCAATACTATGCGGATTTCTTTAAGTGCCGATCCTGTTGAAGAAGTTAAAGTAGCCAGAGAGTTGCTTAAATCATTTGGTCTTGCTTCTAACGCTGCGACGCTTATTTCTTGTCCGACGTGTGGTAGAATTGAAATTGACTTAATTAAAATTGCAAACGAAGTGGAAGAATACATCTCCACCATTAAAGCACCAATAAAAGTTTCTGTATTAGGATGTGCAGTAAACGGACCTGGCGAAGCTCGCGAAGCGGATATTGGAATTGCTGGTGCCCGAGGAGAAGGCTTACTATTCCGTCACGGTGAAATTATCCGTAAAGTTCCAGAAGAGACGATGGTAGAGGAACTTAAAGTGGAAATTGATAAAATTGCGGAAGAATATTTTGCAAAACAAAAAGAAGAAGAAGAGAAACAAAACGCATAA
- a CDS encoding DUF4190 domain-containing protein: MEQSNRKHEVDNMEKDPETMEEEPNVLNAGQQGSQPIIQDEELWSLDEPYKQDVEFAQEMTANDFNRPIHSDEQMTNMRSKVRTGIGWTALVLTILSFFTMPILFAAVGIILGFVSKGRGADTLGNTSIIIGAVSIVITMFIAPFI, encoded by the coding sequence ATGGAACAATCGAATCGCAAGCATGAAGTCGATAACATGGAGAAAGACCCTGAAACAATGGAAGAGGAACCAAATGTTTTAAATGCTGGCCAACAAGGATCACAACCAATCATTCAAGATGAAGAACTGTGGTCTTTAGATGAGCCATATAAACAGGACGTAGAGTTTGCCCAAGAAATGACTGCAAATGACTTTAACCGACCAATTCATTCGGATGAGCAAATGACGAATATGCGCTCTAAGGTGCGAACTGGTATTGGTTGGACGGCATTAGTTTTAACTATATTATCCTTTTTTACGATGCCGATCTTGTTTGCAGCTGTCGGGATTATCTTAGGATTTGTATCCAAAGGTAGAGGTGCAGATACACTAGGGAACACATCGATAATTATCGGTGCTGTTTCCATTGTGATTACGATGTTTATAGCCCCATTTATATGA
- the cccA gene encoding cytochrome c550 yields MKKNPVIPYALIAVLGILAMIVLSFVGLDQQDEIANSGEQTEGEATASDPEAVFQNTCAGCHGADLSGGAGGAPSLQEVGSKYSQEEIQDIIMNGKGTGMPAGLVDAEQAEAIAAWLAEKK; encoded by the coding sequence ATGAAAAAGAACCCAGTTATTCCTTATGCTCTCATTGCGGTTTTAGGTATTTTAGCTATGATCGTCCTATCTTTCGTAGGATTGGATCAACAAGACGAAATTGCAAACAGCGGGGAGCAGACTGAAGGTGAAGCAACAGCATCCGATCCAGAAGCTGTTTTCCAAAATACTTGTGCAGGTTGTCACGGTGCCGATCTTTCAGGCGGTGCAGGTGGTGCACCGAGTCTTCAGGAAGTGGGTAGTAAATACTCCCAAGAAGAGATTCAGGATATTATTATGAATGGTAAAGGTACTGGAATGCCAGCTGGCCTTGTTGATGCGGAACAAGCAGAAGCGATAGCAGCTTGGTTAGCGGAGAAGAAATAA
- a CDS encoding 4-hydroxy-3-methylbut-2-enyl diphosphate reductase produces the protein MEVIKIAPRGYCYGVVDAMVIAQNAVKDPNLPRPIYILGMIVHNSHVTQAFESEGVITLDGKNRRDLLEDIETGTVIFTAHGVSPEVKERAREKGLTVLDATCPDVTRTHDLIREKVAEGYDVVYIGKKGHPEPEGAMGVAPGHVHLVQTEEDVELLELTNDKLIVTNQTTMSQWDVYDVMQKVKEKFPQTEMIQEICMATQVRQEAVAEQAKEADLTLVVGDPRSNNSNRLAQVSQEIAGTKAYRIADVSEIQLDWLQGVEKVAVTAGASTPTPITKEVIKFIEQFDSRNEETWNIESTVKQDKILPKVKVKK, from the coding sequence ATGGAAGTTATTAAAATTGCACCACGAGGCTATTGCTATGGGGTTGTTGATGCAATGGTTATTGCGCAAAATGCGGTAAAAGATCCAAACTTACCACGCCCCATTTATATACTTGGAATGATTGTACACAACTCTCACGTTACTCAAGCATTTGAAAGCGAAGGTGTTATTACATTAGACGGAAAAAACCGACGTGATTTATTAGAAGATATTGAGACTGGTACGGTTATTTTTACAGCACACGGTGTGTCACCAGAAGTTAAAGAACGTGCTCGGGAAAAAGGCCTTACCGTATTGGATGCCACCTGCCCCGACGTTACAAGAACACACGACTTAATAAGAGAAAAAGTAGCGGAAGGCTATGATGTCGTGTACATTGGTAAAAAAGGACATCCTGAGCCTGAAGGAGCTATGGGTGTTGCTCCCGGACATGTTCATCTTGTTCAGACAGAAGAGGATGTCGAACTGTTAGAATTAACGAATGATAAATTAATTGTGACGAACCAAACGACGATGAGTCAATGGGATGTTTACGACGTCATGCAAAAAGTGAAGGAAAAATTTCCACAAACAGAAATGATTCAAGAAATTTGCATGGCGACACAAGTGCGACAAGAAGCAGTTGCCGAACAGGCCAAAGAAGCTGATTTAACACTTGTTGTTGGAGATCCGAGAAGTAATAACTCGAACAGACTAGCACAAGTCTCTCAAGAAATTGCTGGAACAAAAGCATATCGAATTGCTGATGTTTCCGAGATTCAATTGGATTGGCTGCAAGGTGTTGAAAAAGTTGCTGTAACTGCCGGGGCTTCTACCCCAACACCAATTACAAAAGAAGTCATTAAGTTTATCGAGCAATTTGACTCCCGTAATGAGGAAACTTGGAACATCGAGTCTACGGTTAAGCAAGATAAAATCCTACCGAAAGTAAAAGTAAAAAAATAA